One window of Perca flavescens isolate YP-PL-M2 chromosome 6, PFLA_1.0, whole genome shotgun sequence genomic DNA carries:
- the rap1gapl gene encoding rap1 GTPase-activating protein 2 isoform X1, translated as MEREKRNDMSFSKKRSFTFGAYGGSHFLVYSVDKFTCGDETRPESAEDNILDIRDSPASDRKPVLSASSNQRDTELFEIIEKLQGSRIDEQRCEFPLPLKSHLLKIGGGDLPLILPPKLGGFWIDPPLERLADVSPTSSNCGVDPESYDIMERDREAKIYHEFFRSRYHHSFTAVDPSLGPLVLSVCLEEEESKLRVILRMKQCTLHGVFSVSLFPNIPSAVELAKMLCDRVTVSKFEVVSYLKAPELITAFDEHRVSPNFKFGILYQKDGQFTEEDILCNNEESEEFKELLSILGETVQLEGFTGFRGGLDVCHGQTGSEAVFTSFHGREIMFHVATKLPFTEGDPQQLQRKRHIGNDIVALVYQESQTPFLSDVIKSHFLHCFLVVRRIQGPEEKTGETAYQVAVTAREDVPLFGPSLPDPPIFTDRSLLREFLLTKLINAEISCYKAQQFSRLELRTRSLLLESLQAELSTRSQCMMGDPSLSVLPSSEATRGVSEGSGGFIENFKRAIRVRSHSFETLGVPKKVGGSVSQKPKTDKDGESDKSPGPLPADSQGPTELKDQASPQEET; from the exons atggagagagaaaagaggaatgACATGTCTTTCTCCAAAAAGAGAAGTTTCACTTTTGGGGCATATGGAGG TTCTCACTTCCTTGTTTACAGTGTGGACAAATTCACATGTGGGGATGAGACGAG ACCTGAATCAGCAGAGGACAACATACTGGACATCAGGGACTCTCCTGCCAGTGACAGAAAGCCTGTCCTCTCAGCCAGCAGCAACCAGAGG GACACAGAGCTGTTTGAAATAATTGAAAAGCTGCAG GGCAGCAGGATCGATGAGCAGAGGTGTGAATTCCCTCTTCCGCTGAAG TCTCATCTTTTAAAGATAGGTGGAGGAGACCTGCCGCTCATCCTCCCTCCGAAGCTGGGGGGCTTCTGGATAGACCCCCCTCTGGAGAGGCTTGCAGATGTGAGTCCCACCTCCTCCAACTGTGGTGTTGATCCAGAGAGCTACGACAtcatggagagagacagggaggccAAAATCTACCACGAGTTCTTCCGCTCGCGT TACCATCACTCATTCACAGCAGTGGATCCATCTTTGGGGCCTctggttctctctgtgtgtttggaggaagaggagagcaaGCTGCGGGTGATACTAAG AATGAAGCAGTGCACTCTGCATGGagttttctctgtctctcttttccccAACATCCCATCTGCTGTTGAATTAGCAAAG ATGCTTTGTGACAGAGTGACTGTCTCAAAGTTTGAAGTGGTCAGCTACCTCAAG GCTCCAGAACTCATAACTGCATTTGATGAACACAGAGTGTCTCCTAATTTCAAGTTTGGCATTTTGTACCAAAAGGACGGGCAG TTCACTGAGGAGGACATACTTTGTAACAATGAAGAAAGTGAAGAGTTTAAAGAGCTCCTTTCTATTTTGGGAGAGACGGTTCAACTGGAAGGCTTCACCGG GTTCCGAGGAGGACTGGATGTGTGTCACGGTCAGACAGGAAGTGAAGCTGTCTTCACTTCCTTTCATGGGAGAGAAATCATGTTCCATGTTGCAACTAAACTGCCTTTTACAGAGGGCGACCCGCAGCAG ttacaaagaaaaagacacattGGTAATGACATTGTAGCTTTGGTCTACCAGGAGAGCCAAACCCCGTTCCTGTCTGATGTTATCAAGTCTCACTTCCTGCACTGTTTCCTGGTGGTCCGGAGGATTCAGGGTCCAGAGGAGAAGACAGGTGAAACTGCGTACCAG GTGGCTGTCACAGCCAGAGAGGATGTTCCTCTTTTTGGTCCGTCCCTCCCAGATCCTCCCATCTTCACAGAT CGTTCCCTGCTGAGAGAATTCCTTCTGACCAAACTCATCAATGCGGAGATTTCCTGTTATAAGGCTCAACAATTCAGCAGGCTAGAG CTCCGCACTCGTTCGTTGCTCCTGGAGAGCCTGCAGGCTGAACTCTCCACCCGTTCCCAGTGCATGATGGGGGATCCATCTCTGTCTGTTCTCCCATCTTCTGAGGCTACACGGGGGGTGTCTGAGGGAAGTGGAGGTTTCATTGAAAACTTTAAG AGAGCCATAAGAGTGCGGAGTCACTCTTTCGAGACTCTTGGGGTGCCAAAGAAGGTTGGTGGCAGTGTATCACAGAAGCCAAAG ACAGATAAAGACGGAGAGAG TGACAAATCTCCAGGACCTCTACCTGCTGACAGTCAGGGGCCGACTGAACTCAAAGATCAAGCAAGTCCTCAAGAAGAGACATAA
- the rap1gapl gene encoding rap1 GTPase-activating protein 2 isoform X2 — MEREKRNDMSFSKKRSFTFGAYGGSHFLVYSVDKFTCGDETRPESAEDNILDIRDSPASDRKPVLSASSNQRDTELFEIIEKLQGSRIDEQRCEFPLPLKIGGGDLPLILPPKLGGFWIDPPLERLADVSPTSSNCGVDPESYDIMERDREAKIYHEFFRSRYHHSFTAVDPSLGPLVLSVCLEEEESKLRVILRMKQCTLHGVFSVSLFPNIPSAVELAKMLCDRVTVSKFEVVSYLKAPELITAFDEHRVSPNFKFGILYQKDGQFTEEDILCNNEESEEFKELLSILGETVQLEGFTGFRGGLDVCHGQTGSEAVFTSFHGREIMFHVATKLPFTEGDPQQLQRKRHIGNDIVALVYQESQTPFLSDVIKSHFLHCFLVVRRIQGPEEKTGETAYQVAVTAREDVPLFGPSLPDPPIFTDRSLLREFLLTKLINAEISCYKAQQFSRLELRTRSLLLESLQAELSTRSQCMMGDPSLSVLPSSEATRGVSEGSGGFIENFKRAIRVRSHSFETLGVPKKVGGSVSQKPKTDKDGESDKSPGPLPADSQGPTELKDQASPQEET, encoded by the exons atggagagagaaaagaggaatgACATGTCTTTCTCCAAAAAGAGAAGTTTCACTTTTGGGGCATATGGAGG TTCTCACTTCCTTGTTTACAGTGTGGACAAATTCACATGTGGGGATGAGACGAG ACCTGAATCAGCAGAGGACAACATACTGGACATCAGGGACTCTCCTGCCAGTGACAGAAAGCCTGTCCTCTCAGCCAGCAGCAACCAGAGG GACACAGAGCTGTTTGAAATAATTGAAAAGCTGCAG GGCAGCAGGATCGATGAGCAGAGGTGTGAATTCCCTCTTCCGCTGAAG ATAGGTGGAGGAGACCTGCCGCTCATCCTCCCTCCGAAGCTGGGGGGCTTCTGGATAGACCCCCCTCTGGAGAGGCTTGCAGATGTGAGTCCCACCTCCTCCAACTGTGGTGTTGATCCAGAGAGCTACGACAtcatggagagagacagggaggccAAAATCTACCACGAGTTCTTCCGCTCGCGT TACCATCACTCATTCACAGCAGTGGATCCATCTTTGGGGCCTctggttctctctgtgtgtttggaggaagaggagagcaaGCTGCGGGTGATACTAAG AATGAAGCAGTGCACTCTGCATGGagttttctctgtctctcttttccccAACATCCCATCTGCTGTTGAATTAGCAAAG ATGCTTTGTGACAGAGTGACTGTCTCAAAGTTTGAAGTGGTCAGCTACCTCAAG GCTCCAGAACTCATAACTGCATTTGATGAACACAGAGTGTCTCCTAATTTCAAGTTTGGCATTTTGTACCAAAAGGACGGGCAG TTCACTGAGGAGGACATACTTTGTAACAATGAAGAAAGTGAAGAGTTTAAAGAGCTCCTTTCTATTTTGGGAGAGACGGTTCAACTGGAAGGCTTCACCGG GTTCCGAGGAGGACTGGATGTGTGTCACGGTCAGACAGGAAGTGAAGCTGTCTTCACTTCCTTTCATGGGAGAGAAATCATGTTCCATGTTGCAACTAAACTGCCTTTTACAGAGGGCGACCCGCAGCAG ttacaaagaaaaagacacattGGTAATGACATTGTAGCTTTGGTCTACCAGGAGAGCCAAACCCCGTTCCTGTCTGATGTTATCAAGTCTCACTTCCTGCACTGTTTCCTGGTGGTCCGGAGGATTCAGGGTCCAGAGGAGAAGACAGGTGAAACTGCGTACCAG GTGGCTGTCACAGCCAGAGAGGATGTTCCTCTTTTTGGTCCGTCCCTCCCAGATCCTCCCATCTTCACAGAT CGTTCCCTGCTGAGAGAATTCCTTCTGACCAAACTCATCAATGCGGAGATTTCCTGTTATAAGGCTCAACAATTCAGCAGGCTAGAG CTCCGCACTCGTTCGTTGCTCCTGGAGAGCCTGCAGGCTGAACTCTCCACCCGTTCCCAGTGCATGATGGGGGATCCATCTCTGTCTGTTCTCCCATCTTCTGAGGCTACACGGGGGGTGTCTGAGGGAAGTGGAGGTTTCATTGAAAACTTTAAG AGAGCCATAAGAGTGCGGAGTCACTCTTTCGAGACTCTTGGGGTGCCAAAGAAGGTTGGTGGCAGTGTATCACAGAAGCCAAAG ACAGATAAAGACGGAGAGAG TGACAAATCTCCAGGACCTCTACCTGCTGACAGTCAGGGGCCGACTGAACTCAAAGATCAAGCAAGTCCTCAAGAAGAGACATAA
- the rap1gapl gene encoding rap1 GTPase-activating protein 2 isoform X3: protein MEREKRNDMSFSKKRSFTFGAYGGVDKFTCGDETRPESAEDNILDIRDSPASDRKPVLSASSNQRDTELFEIIEKLQGSRIDEQRCEFPLPLKSHLLKIGGGDLPLILPPKLGGFWIDPPLERLADVSPTSSNCGVDPESYDIMERDREAKIYHEFFRSRYHHSFTAVDPSLGPLVLSVCLEEEESKLRVILRMKQCTLHGVFSVSLFPNIPSAVELAKMLCDRVTVSKFEVVSYLKAPELITAFDEHRVSPNFKFGILYQKDGQFTEEDILCNNEESEEFKELLSILGETVQLEGFTGFRGGLDVCHGQTGSEAVFTSFHGREIMFHVATKLPFTEGDPQQLQRKRHIGNDIVALVYQESQTPFLSDVIKSHFLHCFLVVRRIQGPEEKTGETAYQVAVTAREDVPLFGPSLPDPPIFTDRSLLREFLLTKLINAEISCYKAQQFSRLELRTRSLLLESLQAELSTRSQCMMGDPSLSVLPSSEATRGVSEGSGGFIENFKRAIRVRSHSFETLGVPKKVGGSVSQKPKTDKDGESDKSPGPLPADSQGPTELKDQASPQEET from the exons atggagagagaaaagaggaatgACATGTCTTTCTCCAAAAAGAGAAGTTTCACTTTTGGGGCATATGGAGG TGTGGACAAATTCACATGTGGGGATGAGACGAG ACCTGAATCAGCAGAGGACAACATACTGGACATCAGGGACTCTCCTGCCAGTGACAGAAAGCCTGTCCTCTCAGCCAGCAGCAACCAGAGG GACACAGAGCTGTTTGAAATAATTGAAAAGCTGCAG GGCAGCAGGATCGATGAGCAGAGGTGTGAATTCCCTCTTCCGCTGAAG TCTCATCTTTTAAAGATAGGTGGAGGAGACCTGCCGCTCATCCTCCCTCCGAAGCTGGGGGGCTTCTGGATAGACCCCCCTCTGGAGAGGCTTGCAGATGTGAGTCCCACCTCCTCCAACTGTGGTGTTGATCCAGAGAGCTACGACAtcatggagagagacagggaggccAAAATCTACCACGAGTTCTTCCGCTCGCGT TACCATCACTCATTCACAGCAGTGGATCCATCTTTGGGGCCTctggttctctctgtgtgtttggaggaagaggagagcaaGCTGCGGGTGATACTAAG AATGAAGCAGTGCACTCTGCATGGagttttctctgtctctcttttccccAACATCCCATCTGCTGTTGAATTAGCAAAG ATGCTTTGTGACAGAGTGACTGTCTCAAAGTTTGAAGTGGTCAGCTACCTCAAG GCTCCAGAACTCATAACTGCATTTGATGAACACAGAGTGTCTCCTAATTTCAAGTTTGGCATTTTGTACCAAAAGGACGGGCAG TTCACTGAGGAGGACATACTTTGTAACAATGAAGAAAGTGAAGAGTTTAAAGAGCTCCTTTCTATTTTGGGAGAGACGGTTCAACTGGAAGGCTTCACCGG GTTCCGAGGAGGACTGGATGTGTGTCACGGTCAGACAGGAAGTGAAGCTGTCTTCACTTCCTTTCATGGGAGAGAAATCATGTTCCATGTTGCAACTAAACTGCCTTTTACAGAGGGCGACCCGCAGCAG ttacaaagaaaaagacacattGGTAATGACATTGTAGCTTTGGTCTACCAGGAGAGCCAAACCCCGTTCCTGTCTGATGTTATCAAGTCTCACTTCCTGCACTGTTTCCTGGTGGTCCGGAGGATTCAGGGTCCAGAGGAGAAGACAGGTGAAACTGCGTACCAG GTGGCTGTCACAGCCAGAGAGGATGTTCCTCTTTTTGGTCCGTCCCTCCCAGATCCTCCCATCTTCACAGAT CGTTCCCTGCTGAGAGAATTCCTTCTGACCAAACTCATCAATGCGGAGATTTCCTGTTATAAGGCTCAACAATTCAGCAGGCTAGAG CTCCGCACTCGTTCGTTGCTCCTGGAGAGCCTGCAGGCTGAACTCTCCACCCGTTCCCAGTGCATGATGGGGGATCCATCTCTGTCTGTTCTCCCATCTTCTGAGGCTACACGGGGGGTGTCTGAGGGAAGTGGAGGTTTCATTGAAAACTTTAAG AGAGCCATAAGAGTGCGGAGTCACTCTTTCGAGACTCTTGGGGTGCCAAAGAAGGTTGGTGGCAGTGTATCACAGAAGCCAAAG ACAGATAAAGACGGAGAGAG TGACAAATCTCCAGGACCTCTACCTGCTGACAGTCAGGGGCCGACTGAACTCAAAGATCAAGCAAGTCCTCAAGAAGAGACATAA